A single Wolbachia endosymbiont (group A) of Bibio marci DNA region contains:
- a CDS encoding Fic family protein has protein sequence MYIKGSPSGKVFAGYQAFIPNPLPPKFEWDNDLVNSLSRADHILGMLSREGAKLPNPHLLIRPFITREAVLSSRIEGTQATLGEILAQEAGANVDRNPDDLQEVRNYISALDYGLKRLQSFPLSLQLVKEIHGKLMQGVRGSHAIPGEFRRVQNWIGSSGCTIDTAKYVPPMPGELMGCLDSFEKFLHDRTLPPLIHIALCHYQFEAIHPFLDGNGRIGRLLITLLLIERKLLPLPLLYLSAFFEATKSEYYDQLYNISNRGTWHDWFSYFLNGVVLQSLDALSRAERINILIANWQTEVSSKTEGVASGIVRYLAVNPYFTIRKVVENLGVVFTTAQRAIVKLEDLGIVSQTSQGKRDRVYCATDILNILEEPTKITENFDSTL, from the coding sequence ATGTATATTAAAGGATCACCATCAGGCAAAGTATTCGCTGGTTATCAGGCATTTATACCTAACCCCTTGCCACCAAAATTTGAATGGGACAATGATTTAGTTAATAGTCTTTCCAGAGCAGATCATATTTTGGGTATGTTATCCAGGGAAGGAGCTAAATTGCCTAACCCTCATCTTCTCATACGACCCTTTATAACACGTGAAGCAGTTCTTTCAAGTAGAATCGAGGGAACTCAAGCAACTCTTGGTGAAATTTTGGCTCAAGAAGCAGGTGCTAACGTAGATCGCAATCCCGATGATTTACAAGAAGTACGCAATTATATATCAGCGCTCGATTATGGACTAAAACGTTTACAATCTTTTCCACTGTCGCTTCAGTTGGTTAAAGAAATTCACGGAAAACTTATGCAAGGTGTAAGAGGTTCTCACGCAATTCCAGGAGAATTTCGCCGAGTGCAAAATTGGATTGGAAGCTCAGGATGTACAATAGACACAGCAAAATATGTGCCACCAATGCCAGGTGAATTGATGGGTTGCTTGGACTCTTTTGAAAAGTTTCTACATGATAGAACATTACCCCCACTTATACATATAGCTCTATGTCATTATCAATTTGAAGCGATTCACCCATTCTTGGACGGCAATGGACGTATTGGACGTTTATTAATAACATTACTTCTGATCGAAAGAAAATTATTACCATTACCTCTGTTATACTTAAGTGCATTTTTTGAAGCTACAAAAAGTGAGTATTATGACCAACTTTACAATATAAGCAACAGAGGCACGTGGCATGATTGGTTCTCTTATTTCTTAAATGGTGTAGTACTGCAATCATTGGATGCATTGTCAAGAGCAGAACGAATTAACATTTTGATTGCAAATTGGCAAACTGAAGTTAGTTCTAAAACTGAGGGAGTTGCGAGTGGTATTGTAAGGTATCTCGCTGTAAACCCTTACTTTACTATAAGGAAAGTGGTTGAAAACTTAGGTGTCGTATTTACAACAGCCCAAAGAGCAATCGTAAAGCTTGAAGATTTAGGCATCGTTTCACAAACTTCTCAAGGAAAGAGAGATCGGGTTTATTGTGCAACTGATATTTTGAATATTCTAGAAGAACCAACTAAGATTACAGAGAACTTCGATAGCACATTATAG
- a CDS encoding ankyrin repeat domain-containing protein, translated as MTGDDNRKALQSIITSENNSISRIEKLRDFLGKEKEITINKDTFACALRCPQTTKEAIVHEILLHFIQNPGEQSLEQVIQYLDGAIQSRIYAKNNPARNLDEELRTHINFKDEKGNTLLHHAVIGNKTEEITTLLVAYSANPLIQNADNKIPLDLAQGKTKEVLIKSMKKQANTKKESAMIGSLVPGIMISGFLGVVLGAGVCVAVNLSGGMILGVMIAPVLVASIAVGLAMYFLSQDYEQAKAIEKTISTVSSEISVGDATAANKNNKEGPQPTYS; from the coding sequence ATGACTGGTGACGATAACAGAAAAGCTTTACAATCGATAATTACTAGCGAAAATAACAGTATAAGTAGAATTGAGAAGTTAAGAGATTTTCTTGGAAAAGAAAAAGAAATAACTATTAATAAAGACACATTTGCATGTGCTTTACGCTGCCCACAAACTACAAAGGAAGCGATAGTACACGAAATTCTGCTTCATTTTATACAAAATCCTGGCGAGCAATCACTAGAACAAGTAATACAATACTTAGATGGAGCAATACAATCTAGGATATATGCAAAAAACAACCCAGCAAGAAATCTAGATGAGGAACTTCGTACTCATATAAACTTTAAAGATGAAAAGGGAAATACATTACTACATCATGCAGTTATAGGTAATAAAACTGAAGAAATAACCACCCTTCTTGTTGCATATAGTGCAAATCCTTTGATACAAAACGCGGATAATAAAATTCCTTTAGATTTAGCTCAAGGAAAAACAAAAGAAGTGCTTATTAAAAGTATGAAAAAACAAGCTAATACGAAAAAAGAAAGCGCTATGATAGGCAGTTTGGTGCCTGGCATAATGATTAGTGGTTTTCTTGGTGTTGTACTTGGAGCTGGTGTATGTGTTGCAGTAAATCTTTCTGGTGGTATGATACTAGGTGTAATGATAGCACCTGTTCTTGTTGCTAGTATAGCTGTTGGGCTGGCCATGTATTTTTTGAGTCAAGACTATGAACAGGCTAAAGCGATAGAAAAAACTATTAGCACTGTTAGCTCTGAAATATCCGTTGGTGATGCAACTGCCGCTAATAAAAATAATAAAGAAGGGCCACAACCTACATATAGCTGA
- the mutS gene encoding DNA mismatch repair protein MutS, translated as MSFVKERNTPVMEQYLNLKAQYKDHLLFYRLGDFYELFFDDAIKAAKLLNIVLTKRGNSCGQEIPMCGVPAHSSESYLHKLIDLGFKVAICDQLETADEAKKRGYKSIVKRDVVRVVTPGTIIEDSLLEDKSNNYLASIVEQNDEYAISWLELSTGKFFHTLTSLKALDSDLLRISPRELLISEKFTEDEKIRSVLKNYKISITQHAQSFFEYSKSHRTLCEFYKIRELGSIGNFSKVEIMACGALLEYVRVTQRGSIPRLEFPKTYKQQNFMLIDASARRNLELFSTQFGEKKGSLISVIDHTVTASGGRLLKQMLASPLACSKAINLRLSTAQFFVNNHEPRRKIREILSNIPDIERSLSRLILGRGSPKDMNLLKIGLGKTLELSEFLSTLHNYCLSEKSATNSQMSFQCLTRGKEPVSTTQVISSDESELNTIHKSLGNHKDLFELLNSAILDNNLSSMKEGGFIHSKYNSELSELSYILNNSNKLITKLRESYRNLTGIAALKILHNNILGYYVEVSANHKITLDIFIHRQSLANSMRYTTNELKELENKILTARDAAIGLEMKIFSELCSEVAKESEKIALAANALAKLDIRTAFAELAVQNNYVKPIIDDSKEFNICSGRHPVVEINDKFIANSINLASIHLITGPNMAGKSTFLRQNALIAVLAHMGSFVPAESAHIGVIDKIFSRVGATDNITAGYSTFMVEMIETATIVNQATDRSLVILDEIGRGTGVYDGLSIAQAVIEHIHNVNKCRAIFATHYHELTKVSKYLKNVKCFCVKIREWNGEVIFLHEVIEGIADESYGIHVAKLAGFPDSVLNRASEVFEELKA; from the coding sequence ATGAGCTTTGTGAAAGAAAGAAACACTCCTGTGATGGAGCAATATTTAAACCTGAAAGCTCAATACAAGGATCATCTGCTATTTTATAGGCTAGGAGATTTTTATGAGTTGTTTTTCGATGATGCTATTAAAGCTGCGAAATTGCTGAATATAGTGCTCACTAAGAGAGGTAATTCGTGTGGGCAAGAAATACCAATGTGTGGAGTGCCAGCACACAGTAGCGAATCTTACCTACACAAGCTAATAGATTTAGGATTCAAAGTAGCAATCTGTGACCAATTAGAAACTGCTGATGAAGCAAAAAAGAGGGGCTATAAATCCATAGTAAAACGTGATGTAGTGCGAGTTGTAACTCCAGGTACAATTATAGAAGATTCACTATTAGAGGATAAAAGCAATAATTATCTCGCGTCCATAGTTGAACAAAATGACGAATATGCTATTAGTTGGCTTGAATTATCAACGGGAAAATTTTTTCACACTTTAACGAGTTTGAAAGCTCTAGATAGTGATTTGTTGCGTATATCACCAAGAGAATTATTAATTTCTGAAAAATTCACTGAGGACGAAAAAATTAGATCGGTTTTAAAAAATTATAAAATATCAATTACGCAACACGCACAGAGCTTTTTTGAGTATAGTAAATCTCACAGAACATTATGCGAGTTTTATAAAATCAGGGAACTTGGGAGTATAGGAAATTTCAGCAAAGTAGAAATCATGGCGTGTGGTGCACTACTTGAATATGTCAGAGTAACACAAAGGGGCTCTATTCCAAGGCTTGAATTCCCAAAAACCTATAAGCAACAAAATTTCATGCTTATTGATGCTTCAGCAAGGAGAAATCTTGAGTTGTTTTCAACTCAATTTGGTGAAAAGAAAGGTTCACTAATTTCAGTTATTGATCACACAGTTACAGCCTCTGGTGGACGCCTGTTAAAACAAATGCTTGCTTCACCACTTGCTTGCTCCAAGGCAATCAATTTGAGGCTCAGCACCGCTCAATTTTTTGTAAATAATCATGAGCCACGCAGAAAAATACGAGAAATATTATCTAACATTCCAGATATTGAGAGGTCTTTATCGCGCTTAATACTAGGGCGTGGTTCACCAAAGGATATGAACCTATTAAAAATAGGCCTCGGAAAAACTTTAGAGTTGTCTGAGTTTCTGTCTACCTTGCATAATTATTGTTTAAGTGAAAAATCAGCAACTAACTCTCAGATGTCATTCCAGTGCTTGACCAGAGGAAAGGAACCAGTGTCTACTACTCAGGTGATAAGTAGTGACGAGAGTGAACTAAACACAATACATAAAAGCCTTGGCAATCATAAAGATCTATTTGAACTGCTAAATAGTGCTATACTTGATAATAACCTCAGTTCCATGAAAGAAGGAGGGTTTATTCACTCAAAATACAACTCAGAATTATCTGAGTTATCCTACATATTAAATAACAGTAACAAGTTGATAACCAAACTCCGTGAATCTTATCGCAACCTAACTGGCATTGCCGCACTCAAAATATTACACAACAACATACTCGGTTATTACGTTGAAGTGTCGGCAAATCACAAAATAACTTTGGATATATTTATTCATAGGCAAAGCTTAGCAAATAGCATGCGCTACACTACTAATGAATTGAAAGAACTAGAAAATAAAATTCTTACGGCACGTGATGCTGCAATCGGCTTAGAAATGAAAATTTTTAGTGAACTGTGTAGTGAAGTCGCTAAAGAATCTGAAAAAATTGCTCTTGCTGCAAATGCTTTGGCAAAACTTGATATTAGAACCGCGTTTGCAGAGCTTGCAGTGCAAAATAATTACGTAAAACCCATTATTGATGACAGCAAAGAGTTCAATATCTGTAGCGGAAGACATCCAGTGGTTGAAATTAACGATAAATTCATTGCAAATAGCATCAATTTAGCTAGTATACATCTAATTACTGGTCCTAATATGGCTGGAAAAAGCACTTTCTTGAGGCAAAACGCTCTCATTGCAGTTTTAGCTCACATGGGGTCATTTGTGCCAGCAGAGAGTGCGCATATTGGAGTGATTGACAAGATATTCAGCAGGGTTGGTGCAACAGATAATATAACAGCTGGTTATTCTACCTTCATGGTAGAGATGATCGAAACAGCAACGATAGTAAATCAGGCAACGGACCGTTCCTTGGTGATACTTGATGAAATTGGTAGGGGCACAGGGGTGTATGATGGATTATCTATTGCACAGGCGGTGATTGAACATATTCACAATGTAAATAAGTGCCGCGCCATTTTTGCAACTCATTATCATGAATTAACTAAAGTAAGCAAATACTTGAAGAACGTGAAATGTTTTTGTGTAAAAATAAGAGAGTGGAACGGAGAGGTTATCTTTCTACATGAAGTAATTGAAGGCATTGCAGATGAGTCATATGGAATACATGTGGCAAAACTTGCTGGTTTTCCTGATTCTGTTTTAAATAGAGCAAGTGAGGTGTTTGAGGAGCTAAAGGCTTGA
- a CDS encoding IS5 family transposase produces MPQKMKVSNQNEYNKFLQERGNIFHYINEAIENWYENSPKMQGGNYIYSDKVVILVHIIVNLFRIGLRQTVGFIKGYMQQIGRDLAVISYSQASRRFKKLNIKINDCRIDKNNMEDIEIAIDSTGISIYNNTPGHSKENSADRKYRGYEQTRKLHVMLNINSKKAIAVKYSNGVYSDHYGACDLLKEVNFQHVIKALYADRAYDRHKFYKLCHEYDIKAKIPPINNAAEHPEIDYMSDRNAAIRLIKLYGEDGVKEWKKEVNYGKRSYIEGFFSRLKQIFGFSFRNKSEVNREKELLIKCYLLNQFTEIGMAKFEMAT; encoded by the coding sequence ATGCCACAGAAAATGAAAGTCAGTAACCAAAATGAATATAACAAATTTCTCCAGGAAAGAGGAAATATTTTTCATTATATCAATGAAGCCATAGAAAATTGGTATGAAAATAGTCCAAAAATGCAAGGCGGCAACTATATTTACAGTGATAAAGTTGTGATTTTGGTGCATATAATTGTCAATCTTTTTAGAATTGGTTTAAGACAAACGGTGGGGTTTATAAAAGGATATATGCAACAAATAGGAAGAGATTTAGCAGTTATCAGCTATTCACAAGCATCAAGAAGGTTTAAGAAACTTAATATTAAGATCAATGATTGCAGAATTGATAAAAATAATATGGAAGACATCGAAATTGCTATAGATAGTACAGGTATCAGCATTTACAACAATACCCCTGGTCACAGCAAGGAAAATAGCGCTGACAGAAAATATCGTGGCTATGAACAGACAAGAAAATTGCATGTAATGTTGAATATAAACAGCAAAAAAGCCATAGCTGTAAAATACAGTAACGGTGTCTACTCTGATCACTATGGAGCTTGCGATTTGCTTAAAGAAGTTAATTTTCAGCATGTCATAAAAGCACTATATGCAGATAGGGCATATGATAGGCACAAGTTTTACAAATTGTGTCACGAATATGATATAAAGGCAAAAATTCCACCAATAAACAATGCGGCAGAACATCCAGAAATAGATTATATGTCTGACAGAAATGCTGCTATTAGGTTAATAAAATTATACGGTGAAGATGGCGTGAAAGAATGGAAAAAAGAAGTAAATTATGGGAAAAGATCTTATATTGAAGGGTTTTTCTCAAGATTAAAGCAAATATTTGGATTCAGCTTTAGGAATAAATCCGAAGTAAATCGCGAAAAAGAATTGCTGATTAAGTGCTATTTGCTTAATCAATTTACTGAAATTGGTATGGCTAAATTTGAAATGGCTACATGA
- a CDS encoding TerC family protein, translating into MLADAWTLLTLTLLETILSVDNLIFISLAIDKVPNALRERVRLMGLGLALLMRFVILFFTSSILSMQKPIFHTASLNISARDLLMIAGGLFLIVKSSMELWDDIFVCKKNKKKANVKSKFFLVVLQIILIDLVFSVDSILTAIALTYNMVIIATAFTFSMLAMLFLSSYTAQLIKSNPGLKVIAILFILLVGVYLILHGFHVELPKEYLYSSFMFALLVEVISKIKKINRHTAIHSRYLSR; encoded by the coding sequence ATGCTAGCTGATGCTTGGACTTTACTGACACTTACACTACTTGAAACTATACTTAGTGTAGACAATTTAATTTTTATTTCTCTAGCAATAGATAAGGTACCAAATGCGCTGAGAGAAAGAGTGCGCCTTATGGGCCTTGGATTAGCACTATTAATGCGTTTTGTAATACTATTTTTTACATCATCTATATTGTCAATGCAAAAACCCATATTTCACACTGCATCGCTAAATATTTCAGCAAGGGATTTACTTATGATCGCAGGGGGATTATTCCTTATTGTTAAAAGCTCTATGGAGTTATGGGATGACATCTTTGTATGTAAGAAAAATAAAAAGAAAGCAAACGTTAAATCAAAATTTTTTTTAGTTGTGCTACAAATTATATTAATAGATTTAGTTTTTTCAGTTGATTCGATATTAACTGCTATAGCATTAACTTATAACATGGTAATAATTGCTACAGCATTTACATTTTCCATGCTAGCAATGCTGTTTTTATCAAGTTATACCGCCCAGTTAATCAAATCTAACCCAGGCTTAAAAGTAATTGCTATCTTATTTATTTTACTTGTCGGTGTGTACCTCATACTTCATGGATTTCATGTAGAATTACCAAAAGAATATTTGTATTCTTCATTTATGTTTGCACTGCTTGTGGAAGTTATAAGCAAAATAAAGAAAATTAACCGTCATACCGCGATTCATTCGCGGTATCTCAGCCGCTAA
- a CDS encoding ankyrin repeat domain-containing protein, whose protein sequence is MTEETKDGYASLYVAIQEGNIEAAELLIKCGTNVNDHYERNRTPLHIAIGRKQLEIAKLLIKNGANVNAKTQNHGKDDLTPMHFAVFADTPEFIELLASHDALINERESTEGYTPLHFAALYGNKNIIQALIDKGQNIEDVDNNGRTALFLAARQCTEAEDDSRIEIIKYLIDKLKADVTKKDNNNNAVLFPAANNCPGKVVEFIIEQYIKIFELENFINHKNNDGMDALDIALNSGNEKAIEVLRSYGADIENKVDGSTQKITAEKPSSTLDRAESAEVASPIKQRV, encoded by the coding sequence ATGACAGAGGAAACAAAAGATGGATATGCTTCCTTATATGTTGCAATTCAGGAAGGTAATATTGAAGCTGCAGAACTACTAATAAAGTGTGGCACAAACGTCAATGATCATTATGAACGCAATCGTACGCCACTGCATATTGCCATCGGACGCAAACAATTAGAAATAGCAAAATTGCTAATAAAAAATGGAGCAAACGTTAATGCAAAAACTCAAAATCACGGTAAAGATGATCTAACACCAATGCACTTTGCAGTGTTTGCAGATACGCCAGAATTTATAGAATTACTAGCTAGCCATGATGCGCTGATTAATGAAAGAGAAAGCACCGAAGGGTATACTCCTCTTCACTTTGCTGCTTTGTATGGTAATAAAAATATAATACAAGCCTTAATTGATAAGGGGCAAAATATCGAAGATGTGGACAATAATGGGCGAACAGCTCTGTTTTTAGCTGCTAGGCAGTGCACTGAAGCAGAAGATGATAGCAGAATAGAAATTATCAAGTATTTGATAGACAAGCTCAAAGCAGATGTAACAAAGAAAGACAATAATAACAATGCAGTACTCTTTCCTGCCGCTAATAATTGCCCTGGAAAAGTGGTAGAATTCATCATTGAGCAATATATAAAAATCTTTGAGTTAGAGAATTTTATCAACCACAAAAATAATGATGGAATGGATGCTTTGGATATTGCGCTGAATAGTGGAAACGAGAAAGCTATTGAAGTATTAAGATCATATGGAGCAGATATCGAGAATAAGGTAGATGGTAGCACTCAAAAAATTACTGCAGAAAAACCAAGTAGTACCCTAGACAGAGCAGAAAGTGCAGAGGTAGCATCTCCAATTAAGCAAAGAGTATAA
- the gatC gene encoding Asp-tRNA(Asn)/Glu-tRNA(Gln) amidotransferase subunit GatC produces MPTRSTEDVITSLIEFANKRKITITKEEMLKIAQLVRIKLSNDEIDHYSKELTMLDWIHDTLLQVNTEGVSPMHYGSIDKDIHVRDDVINSQNIKEEILSNTKPEHGYFVVPKVIND; encoded by the coding sequence ATGCCAACTAGATCAACAGAAGATGTTATTACTTCACTAATAGAATTTGCAAATAAGAGAAAAATAACAATTACCAAAGAAGAAATGCTTAAAATTGCACAGCTTGTAAGGATTAAGTTATCAAATGATGAGATTGATCACTACTCCAAAGAACTGACAATGCTGGATTGGATACATGATACTTTATTGCAAGTTAATACTGAAGGTGTTTCTCCTATGCATTATGGCAGTATAGACAAGGACATTCATGTACGCGATGATGTTATAAATTCTCAAAACATTAAAGAAGAGATATTGTCCAATACAAAACCTGAGCATGGGTATTTCGTAGTGCCAAAGGTTATAAACGATTAA
- a CDS encoding ribose-phosphate diphosphokinase, with translation MKIIIGNASKELGESVVNQLDVQPSSAWISKFTDGEVNVEVANDLYNQEVYIVQSLSPPVNDNLMELLLIIDAVNRLGAKRIVVIIPYYGYSRQDRVIKNNNMQSALSAKLVANLIQTAGASSVAVIDLHSSQIEGFFDVPITNLNCFEAFVDCIYTENLAIVAPDVGAIGRARAFAKTLEEKCKIGLSDKIIVVDKHREKAGTSQVMNIIGEVANKNCVIVDDIVDSGGTLCNAALALKGRGAKSVISCITHGVLSGSAVERISSSSLDKLVITDTILHKLEKTGKIEVVSVVNILTHFIQGGKDAN, from the coding sequence ATGAAGATAATAATAGGTAATGCTAGTAAGGAATTAGGGGAATCAGTAGTTAACCAGCTAGATGTTCAACCATCCTCTGCTTGGATATCAAAGTTTACCGATGGCGAGGTAAATGTAGAAGTAGCAAATGATCTATATAATCAAGAAGTATATATAGTACAATCTCTTTCTCCCCCTGTGAATGATAACCTTATGGAGCTTCTGCTTATAATTGATGCAGTAAATAGATTAGGAGCCAAAAGAATAGTAGTAATTATTCCTTATTATGGATATAGCAGGCAAGATAGAGTTATCAAGAACAATAATATGCAATCTGCTTTAAGTGCCAAATTAGTTGCAAATCTTATTCAAACTGCAGGTGCAAGTAGTGTTGCAGTTATTGATTTGCACTCAAGTCAAATTGAAGGATTCTTTGATGTACCGATAACTAATTTGAACTGCTTTGAAGCATTTGTTGACTGTATATACACGGAAAATTTGGCAATTGTTGCACCTGATGTTGGAGCAATTGGCAGAGCACGTGCTTTTGCAAAGACTTTAGAGGAAAAATGCAAGATAGGGTTAAGTGATAAGATTATTGTAGTAGATAAACATAGGGAGAAAGCAGGCACATCTCAAGTAATGAACATAATAGGAGAAGTTGCGAATAAAAATTGTGTCATTGTTGATGATATAGTTGACTCTGGTGGAACATTGTGTAATGCAGCTCTTGCTTTAAAAGGCCGCGGAGCAAAGTCCGTAATTTCATGCATCACACATGGCGTGCTTTCAGGAAGTGCAGTTGAGAGAATTTCCTCCTCTTCTCTAGATAAATTAGTGATTACGGATACCATACTTCACAAACTTGAAAAAACTGGTAAAATAGAAGTTGTTTCGGTCGTAAATATTTTAACTCACTTCATCCAAGGAGGTAAAGATGCCAACTAG
- the guaA gene encoding glutamine-hydrolyzing GMP synthase, with protein MSAIAIIDFGSQFTQLIARQVRGMGVYCEIFPSNIGFETISKFNGFILSGGPQSVNDDCSEISGVVHEIIKLNEATNVPILGICYGQQLICHYFGAKVKESFKQEFGRTKIKILKESPIIKDTWDVNSEVDVLMNHADSVDTIPQGFTVIASGVINQTIAMIVNEQRKIYCTQFHPEVRPTTNGSKLLSNFLDIANCERDWTMKSFIEEQKEKIKNVVGEKKVIAAVSGGVDSSVAAALTHKAIGKQLNCIFIDTGLLRKNQTITMLKEIPINYVDKSNLFLSRLKGITDPEEKRKIIGNTFIEVFEEEAKKIGDVDFLMQGTIYSDVVESGHASDNTSTIKSHHNVGGLPEKMNLKLVEPLRYLFKDEVRLLGKEIGLSDEIIFQHPFPGPGLAVRIISEVDEEKVRILQEVDEIYINTMKNYDLYDKIWQAFAVLLPIKTVGVMGDGRTYGYVCALRAVTSSDGMTADAFPFEDKDQHSLVFWDFLRNVGSIIVNNVPGVNRVVYDITSKPPATIEWE; from the coding sequence TTGTCAGCAATTGCCATTATTGATTTTGGTTCACAGTTTACACAGCTTATCGCAAGACAAGTAAGAGGAATGGGCGTTTATTGTGAAATATTTCCAAGCAACATCGGTTTTGAAACAATATCAAAATTCAATGGGTTTATTCTCTCTGGAGGACCGCAATCTGTAAATGATGATTGTTCTGAAATAAGTGGAGTAGTACATGAAATTATAAAACTTAATGAGGCAACAAACGTTCCTATACTTGGAATATGCTATGGACAGCAACTCATTTGTCATTATTTTGGAGCAAAAGTAAAAGAGAGTTTCAAACAGGAGTTTGGCAGAACTAAAATCAAGATACTAAAAGAATCCCCTATTATAAAGGATACCTGGGATGTTAATTCTGAAGTGGATGTATTAATGAATCATGCAGACAGTGTTGATACTATACCACAGGGATTTACTGTTATCGCATCAGGTGTGATAAATCAAACAATTGCAATGATTGTCAACGAACAGCGGAAGATTTACTGTACTCAATTCCATCCTGAAGTGAGGCCCACAACAAATGGCAGTAAATTGCTCTCTAACTTCTTGGATATTGCAAATTGCGAAAGAGACTGGACAATGAAGTCGTTTATTGAGGAGCAGAAGGAAAAAATCAAAAATGTAGTAGGAGAGAAAAAAGTAATCGCTGCAGTAAGTGGTGGGGTTGATTCAAGTGTTGCAGCGGCTCTCACACATAAAGCTATAGGAAAACAATTGAACTGTATTTTTATCGATACTGGGTTGTTACGCAAGAACCAGACCATTACTATGTTGAAAGAGATTCCGATAAACTATGTTGATAAATCAAATTTATTTTTGAGTAGGTTGAAGGGAATAACTGATCCAGAAGAAAAGCGAAAAATTATCGGTAACACTTTTATTGAAGTGTTTGAAGAAGAAGCAAAAAAAATAGGTGATGTGGATTTTTTGATGCAAGGTACCATCTACTCTGATGTAGTTGAGTCAGGGCATGCCTCAGACAACACTAGTACAATTAAGTCTCACCATAATGTTGGTGGGTTGCCAGAAAAGATGAACCTGAAGCTAGTGGAGCCTTTACGTTACCTCTTTAAAGATGAGGTAAGGCTACTTGGAAAGGAAATTGGGCTTTCAGATGAGATAATATTTCAACATCCATTTCCTGGACCCGGACTTGCAGTGAGGATTATAAGTGAAGTCGATGAAGAAAAGGTGCGAATATTGCAAGAAGTAGATGAAATATATATTAATACGATGAAAAATTACGATCTATACGATAAGATATGGCAAGCTTTTGCTGTATTATTACCAATAAAAACTGTAGGCGTCATGGGAGATGGTCGTACGTACGGATATGTTTGTGCTTTGAGGGCTGTAACATCATCTGATGGTATGACAGCTGATGCATTTCCATTTGAAGATAAGGATCAGCATTCGCTAGTGTTTTGGGATTTTTTACGCAATGTCGGCAGTATAATTGTTAATAATGTTCCCGGAGTAAATAGAGTTGTGTACGATATAACTTCCAAGCCACCTGCAACTATTGAGTGGGAGTAA